Proteins encoded within one genomic window of Gloeobacter kilaueensis JS1:
- the hemB gene encoding porphobilinogen synthase, with translation MYPSVRPRRLRTSPVLRRMVRENHLRTDDLVSPIFVVPGSGFAREVSSMPGVFQLSIDKAVEEAREVLDLGIPSVILFGIPEQKDAGATGAWHDHGIVQQASSALKEALPQLVVIADTCLCEYTDHGHCGVIAEADAVGHVLNDPTLELLGRTAVAQAQAGADIIAPSGMMDGMVRAIRTALDEAGFTDTPVLSYAAKYASAYYGPFRDAAESTPQFGDRRTYQMDPANSREALKEVALDVAEGADMLMVKPALAYLDIIQQVKAATNLPLAAYNVSGEYAMVKAASLNGWIDEERVVLETLLSMKRAGADLLLTYHAKDAARWLARS, from the coding sequence CGTCGCCTGCGCACCTCGCCTGTGCTGCGCCGGATGGTGCGCGAAAATCACCTGCGCACCGACGATCTGGTCAGCCCGATTTTTGTCGTGCCCGGCAGCGGCTTTGCCCGCGAGGTGAGTTCGATGCCCGGCGTCTTCCAGCTCTCGATCGACAAAGCCGTCGAAGAAGCGCGCGAAGTGCTGGATCTGGGCATTCCGTCGGTGATTCTTTTTGGCATCCCCGAGCAGAAGGACGCCGGTGCAACCGGAGCCTGGCACGACCACGGCATCGTTCAGCAGGCGAGCAGTGCCCTTAAAGAAGCGCTGCCGCAACTGGTGGTGATCGCCGACACCTGCCTGTGCGAGTACACGGACCACGGCCACTGCGGCGTGATCGCCGAGGCGGACGCGGTAGGCCACGTCCTCAACGATCCGACTCTAGAACTGTTGGGCAGGACAGCCGTCGCCCAGGCCCAGGCAGGAGCAGACATCATCGCTCCTTCTGGGATGATGGACGGCATGGTGCGGGCGATCCGCACCGCCCTCGACGAGGCTGGTTTTACCGACACTCCCGTCCTTTCTTACGCCGCCAAGTACGCCTCGGCCTACTACGGTCCATTTCGGGATGCCGCCGAATCGACACCGCAGTTTGGCGACCGGCGCACCTACCAGATGGACCCAGCCAACAGCCGCGAGGCGCTCAAAGAAGTCGCCCTCGACGTTGCCGAGGGAGCCGACATGCTGATGGTCAAACCAGCCCTCGCCTACCTCGACATCATCCAGCAGGTGAAAGCGGCGACCAACCTGCCTCTAGCCGCCTACAACGTCTCGGGCGAGTACGCGATGGTCAAAGCCGCCAGCCTCAATGGCTGGATCGATGAAGAGCGGGTGGTACTCGAAACGCTCCTATCTATGAAGCGGGCCGGCGCAGATCTGCTCCTCACCTACCACGCCAAGGACGCAGCCCGCTGGCTTGCCCGCAGTTAA